The Thermomonospora curvata DSM 43183 DNA segment GCGCTGGAGATGCGCGGCCCCTCCCCCGGCGAGCCCCCCGTGGACTGGGACGCCCGCTTCACCGCGGGTCTGGAGCTGATCCTCACCGGGCTGTCGGCGCAAGCGCGCCGGCCCTGACCGCGCCGCCGGCGCGCGGTCGCCGGGCCAGGGCGGCGACCCCCACCGCCAGGTACAGCAGGGACATCAGCGCGGTCCGCGTGCCGTTGCCGCCCTCGCCGGCGAACACCGGAACGGTGTTGAAGGCCAGGTTGGCGGCGGCGTGCATCAGCATCATGGCCAGCACGCTTCCGCCGGTGGCCAGGAACACCCGGGTGAAGAGCATGCTCGCCCCGACGAGCTGGACGATGAACAGCGGCAGCGACTGGTCGGCCTGGGCGGTGCCGGGGATGAAGAACATCGGCAGGTGCCACAGCGCCCACAGCACGCCGTGCACGAGGCTCGCCGTCATCGGGCCGCCCAGCGCCAGGATCCGCGACAGGGCATAGCCGCGCCAGCCCAAATCCTCCCCGATCGGCGCGATCCAGAACGTGGCGAGCGTCTGGGCGGTCGGCGCCACCGCCCAGACGGCCGGCACGGCGCCCGCCAGCAGGCCGTCCAGCGCCACGGCCGCCAG contains these protein-coding regions:
- a CDS encoding CPBP family intramembrane glutamic endopeptidase; translation: MRGNGTHRDVGGLLWFYGVTIAATWLCYAPPVVAARRGEPFDPGLTGLFALGGILAPALTACALAALRGGRRELRDLLGMALRGRFPLRWYLVVVAVPFAVPLAAVALDGLLAGAVPAVWAVAPTAQTLATFWIAPIGEDLGWRGYALSRILALGGPMTASLVHGVLWALWHLPMFFIPGTAQADQSLPLFIVQLVGASMLFTRVFLATGGSVLAMMLMHAAANLAFNTVPVFAGEGGNGTRTALMSLLYLAVGVAALARRPRAGGAVRAGALAPTAR